A region from the Algoriphagus machipongonensis genome encodes:
- a CDS encoding DUF4249 domain-containing protein, which produces MLIRKSPWFFLMLIMFSCIDPYAVEVEEGVQLLTIDGMVTSGKGPHVIRLTRSDTYGSVFEGLVRPVSNATVIVRDNEGVVTFFAEDKDDRGMYYSPDEFSAIVGRSYTLQIQLTDGKVYTSLPEKIESEIAIQDIYFRSETSPVEGEINLASGVGIYVDVEDPAGQNNFYYWRNGPSVYELHTRPDLYVDRETRAPAPKDCCNLCYVQEEVGNYSVFLSNDDVFDGLSTRMKAGFIPDDGLRFVTTFRVDLKQLSITAEAYRFLRLVKQQVGISGSVFDPPPANIRGNMISLDNPNEVVLGYFMAAGEVEERIYINGADLDFRQQDGLIPDDCRVVDDTTLDPPADWLP; this is translated from the coding sequence ATGTTGATTAGAAAATCGCCTTGGTTTTTCCTTATGTTGATTATGTTTTCCTGTATAGATCCATATGCTGTGGAAGTCGAAGAGGGAGTCCAACTCCTTACGATAGATGGGATGGTTACTAGTGGGAAAGGTCCTCATGTTATTCGCTTGACAAGAAGTGATACATATGGAAGCGTATTTGAAGGCTTGGTAAGGCCTGTTTCCAATGCTACCGTTATTGTCCGAGATAATGAAGGGGTAGTGACTTTCTTTGCTGAAGATAAAGATGATCGTGGTATGTATTACTCGCCAGATGAGTTTTCGGCGATTGTTGGAAGGTCTTATACATTACAGATTCAGTTAACAGATGGAAAAGTATATACCTCTCTTCCAGAAAAAATAGAATCAGAAATAGCGATTCAGGATATATATTTTCGATCTGAAACTAGTCCTGTGGAAGGAGAAATAAATTTGGCTTCTGGTGTTGGGATATATGTGGATGTAGAGGATCCTGCTGGCCAAAATAATTTCTATTATTGGAGAAATGGTCCTTCGGTTTATGAATTACATACACGACCTGATCTTTATGTGGACCGAGAAACAAGAGCTCCGGCGCCAAAGGATTGTTGTAATCTCTGCTATGTGCAAGAAGAAGTAGGGAATTATTCTGTTTTTCTGTCAAACGATGATGTTTTTGATGGGTTGAGTACTCGAATGAAAGCAGGCTTTATTCCTGATGATGGATTAAGGTTTGTCACAACTTTTAGAGTTGATCTCAAACAATTGAGTATTACTGCTGAGGCCTATCGATTTCTTCGATTAGTGAAGCAGCAAGTTGGGATTTCAGGATCCGTATTTGATCCTCCGCCTGCGAATATCAGAGGCAACATGATTAGCTTGGACAATCCTAATGAAGTGGTTCTAGGTTACTTTATGGCTGCTGGAGAAGTTGAGGAGAGAATTTATATCAATGGGGCAGATCTTGATTTTCGTCAACAGGATGGTTTGATCCCAGATGATTGCCGTGTGGTAGATGACACTACATTAGATCCTCCTGCTGATTGGCTCCCATAG
- a CDS encoding TonB-dependent receptor — translation MKKLLLIFFLLISHLGFSQTEIKREVIGRDIGQLKGIKIVGRIIDEITGEALVGATVTIPELDQNKITDNNGGFELTLERAEYNLQFRYVGYETIDYPITAVGDGRLSIKMIQEDFQLDDVVIYGSDPEKNIRSTDMGAVTISMNTMRELPPFLGEVDIIRSMATLPGVSQVGEASAGLNVRGGGADQNLIQFAGAPIYNPTHLFGLFTSFNPEAVNGVTLYKSVIPPKFGGRGSSILDIQPKAGSIAKWGGEAMVSNFSGKVGFNGPLVKDKVSIRGGFRGSYINWFLGALKNPDLKNSQANFYDGNLVISAPVSEKNEFTYSYYTSYDDFAFASDTTVSWKNNSHSLQWKSIVNDKMGFEVLGYYTQYDYSIFNRSGINDFDLNSGIKDIGAKAFFYYQFNETNKLTFGGDFKTIALQPGELIPSQGQESGILPQKVQDESGRESGVHFQHEFEIGERFGMSYGLRYDMYGYYGPRVVREYEENQPISDGTAISETTYGDGEEIQTYNGLGPRGSLRYSFSKSSSVKIGYNKMYQFIHLISNTATIAPTDVWKLSDQYLKPQIVDQISLGFYNNFKGNIFETSVEVYYKDIQNVIEYKDGANLILQNHLETELVPANGRAYGIELYVKKNLGRLTGWVSYTYSRSLRQVITPFEEEIINDGEWYASNYDKPHDFTFIGNYKVSTNTSVSATFGYSTGRPVTFPEAKFDYGGNSLAYFNRRNEERLPDFHRLDLSVNFKIPGDGKFWDGDWTFSILNVYARKNPFSLFFVDELGAPPQAMRLAVLGVPLPSLSYSIKF, via the coding sequence ATGAAAAAATTGTTACTTATTTTCTTTTTGCTGATTAGTCATTTGGGCTTCTCTCAGACTGAAATCAAACGTGAGGTGATAGGTCGGGACATTGGCCAACTCAAAGGAATTAAGATCGTCGGAAGAATCATTGATGAAATTACAGGGGAAGCATTAGTAGGGGCTACGGTCACTATTCCTGAATTGGATCAAAACAAAATCACTGATAATAACGGAGGTTTTGAGCTTACTTTAGAAAGAGCAGAGTACAATCTTCAATTCCGATATGTAGGCTATGAAACCATCGACTACCCAATTACAGCAGTGGGTGATGGTAGATTATCTATCAAAATGATCCAAGAGGATTTTCAATTGGATGATGTGGTGATTTATGGAAGCGATCCAGAAAAGAATATTAGATCCACTGATATGGGAGCAGTGACTATTAGCATGAACACCATGCGAGAATTGCCTCCATTTTTAGGAGAGGTAGATATTATTCGATCCATGGCTACCCTTCCTGGAGTAAGTCAAGTGGGTGAAGCGTCAGCAGGGCTGAATGTTCGTGGAGGAGGAGCTGATCAAAACTTGATCCAATTTGCGGGAGCTCCTATATATAACCCTACTCACCTCTTTGGTTTATTTACATCATTTAACCCTGAGGCAGTAAACGGAGTGACTCTATATAAATCAGTGATTCCTCCAAAGTTTGGTGGGCGAGGTTCATCTATTTTGGATATTCAACCAAAAGCCGGGTCTATTGCCAAGTGGGGAGGAGAAGCAATGGTCAGTAATTTCTCTGGAAAAGTAGGATTCAATGGGCCATTGGTGAAAGATAAGGTTTCTATCCGTGGAGGGTTTAGAGGCTCTTACATTAATTGGTTTTTAGGGGCTTTGAAAAATCCTGATTTAAAGAATTCCCAAGCCAATTTCTATGATGGAAACTTAGTGATTTCTGCACCAGTTTCTGAGAAAAATGAATTTACCTATAGCTATTATACTTCTTATGATGACTTTGCTTTTGCTTCGGATACCACAGTTTCATGGAAAAACAACAGTCATTCTTTACAATGGAAAAGTATTGTAAACGATAAGATGGGCTTTGAAGTACTGGGCTATTATACCCAATACGATTATAGCATTTTCAACCGCTCTGGGATCAATGATTTTGACCTCAACTCAGGTATAAAGGACATCGGAGCAAAAGCTTTTTTCTATTATCAATTTAATGAAACAAACAAGCTGACCTTTGGTGGTGATTTCAAAACAATCGCTTTACAGCCTGGGGAACTTATCCCATCCCAAGGGCAGGAATCAGGGATTTTGCCTCAAAAAGTTCAAGATGAATCAGGTAGAGAATCAGGAGTACACTTCCAACATGAATTTGAAATAGGAGAACGCTTTGGGATGTCTTACGGGCTCAGGTATGATATGTATGGTTATTATGGGCCCAGAGTTGTGCGAGAATATGAAGAAAATCAACCCATTTCTGATGGTACGGCAATCAGTGAAACTACCTATGGTGATGGTGAAGAAATACAGACATACAATGGTTTAGGTCCAAGAGGTTCCTTGCGATATTCCTTTTCTAAATCAAGTTCTGTGAAAATTGGCTACAATAAAATGTACCAATTTATTCATCTAATTTCCAATACAGCCACCATTGCTCCAACGGATGTTTGGAAGTTGAGTGATCAATACTTGAAACCTCAAATCGTGGATCAGATTTCTTTGGGATTCTACAATAATTTCAAAGGCAATATTTTTGAAACCTCTGTTGAGGTTTATTACAAAGACATTCAGAATGTCATTGAATACAAAGATGGGGCAAACTTGATTTTGCAAAATCACTTGGAGACCGAGTTGGTTCCTGCAAATGGTAGAGCTTATGGAATAGAATTGTATGTGAAGAAAAACTTAGGGAGGTTGACTGGTTGGGTGTCCTACACCTATTCCAGAAGTCTAAGGCAAGTGATCACTCCATTTGAAGAAGAGATTATCAATGATGGGGAATGGTATGCATCCAACTATGATAAACCCCATGACTTTACCTTCATAGGAAATTACAAGGTAAGTACCAATACTTCTGTATCTGCAACTTTTGGGTATAGCACAGGAAGGCCAGTGACTTTTCCAGAAGCCAAATTTGACTACGGTGGTAATAGTTTAGCTTATTTTAATAGAAGAAATGAAGAGCGTTTGCCTGATTTTCATCGCCTTGATTTATCTGTAAATTTTAAGATTCCTGGAGATGGTAAATTTTGGGATGGCGACTGGACTTTTTCTATCCTGAATGTGTATGCTCGTAAGAATCCTTTCTCTCTATTCTTTGTGGATGAACTAGGTGCTCCGCCACAAGCCATGAGATTAGCAGTTTTAGGCGTTCCTTTACCTAGTTTGAGTTATTCTATTAAATTCTAA